One genomic region from Evansella sp. LMS18 encodes:
- a CDS encoding TIGR04104 family putative zinc finger protein: MLQKCKKCDERFKWSQVYKSVLFSYKPVVCENCRARHEVKSVSKTIVAVITIIAGIFFFGVFLSGMPSFPAFVSVLVFGFGVSLFFPFITRYELDHSGKKA; encoded by the coding sequence TTGCTGCAGAAGTGTAAAAAATGTGATGAAAGGTTTAAATGGAGCCAGGTATATAAATCTGTATTATTTTCGTATAAGCCTGTTGTCTGTGAGAACTGCCGTGCCAGGCATGAGGTGAAGTCTGTTTCTAAGACCATAGTTGCTGTGATTACAATTATAGCTGGTATCTTTTTCTTTGGCGTATTCCTTAGTGGAATGCCGTCCTTTCCGGCATTTGTATCTGTTCTCGTTTTCGGGTTTGGTGTTTCTTTATTCTTTCCGTTTATTACAAGGTACGAGCTGGACCATTCAGGCAAAAAGGCTTAG
- a CDS encoding holin family protein, which yields MMVETAVKTIIGIGGAALSFLFGGWTGLLAILVAFVVLDYITGLLAAYIEGKKTGTTKLSSKAGFTGIARKLLIFALVAAGHLIDKILGNSHLIRETVIFFYIANEALSIIENAGRAGVPVPDLLKRAVHVFKKEKKKKE from the coding sequence ATGATGGTGGAAACAGCGGTGAAAACTATAATAGGAATTGGAGGCGCAGCCTTGTCCTTTCTATTTGGAGGTTGGACAGGGCTGCTTGCAATTCTTGTGGCTTTTGTGGTGCTTGATTATATAACAGGGTTACTCGCTGCGTATATAGAGGGGAAGAAGACTGGAACGACTAAGCTGAGCAGCAAAGCAGGGTTTACAGGAATAGCGAGGAAACTGCTCATTTTTGCTTTGGTTGCCGCAGGACACCTTATTGATAAAATTCTCGGAAACAGCCACCTCATAAGAGAAACGGTCATCTTTTTTTACATCGCAAACGAGGCTTTGAGCATTATAGAAAATGCCGGCAGAGCAGGAGTCCCAGTACCGGACCTCCTGAAAAGGGCTGTTCATGTTTTCAAAAAAGAGAAGAAGAAAAAAGAGTAA
- a CDS encoding PspA/IM30 family protein: protein MFRFFNRVRTIVSSELNSLLNKAEDPGKMLDQFILDMEKDISEVEASVAKQIANEKMLNKQYEEAAAMVAKREEQAVKALEAGDESLARRVLEDKNKQQSQADSLKQLLDEAVKLSEELKEKLREMKDELKEMRMKKDSLKARSESAKARAKVNRTLSGIGTGAKSGFERMEEKVLGDEAAAEASEELRSENKTLDDELAALDQSSSVDSELAALKAKLGQDKKAE from the coding sequence ATGTTCAGGTTCTTTAACAGGGTGCGTACAATAGTGTCGTCTGAGCTGAACTCATTATTGAATAAGGCGGAAGATCCCGGAAAAATGCTGGACCAGTTCATTCTGGATATGGAAAAGGATATTTCTGAAGTGGAAGCGTCTGTTGCAAAGCAGATCGCTAATGAAAAAATGCTGAATAAGCAGTATGAAGAAGCTGCTGCTATGGTGGCAAAACGGGAAGAGCAGGCGGTTAAAGCGCTGGAAGCAGGAGATGAAAGCCTGGCAAGACGAGTGCTGGAAGATAAAAACAAACAGCAGTCCCAGGCTGATTCACTCAAACAGCTGCTTGATGAAGCAGTAAAGCTGTCGGAGGAGCTGAAGGAAAAGCTTCGGGAGATGAAGGACGAACTGAAAGAAATGAGAATGAAGAAGGACTCCCTGAAGGCACGTTCCGAAAGCGCGAAAGCCCGTGCTAAGGTAAACCGTACGCTGTCAGGGATTGGAACGGGTGCTAAAAGCGGTTTTGAGCGTATGGAGGAAAAAGTTCTCGGTGATGAAGCAGCTGCCGAGGCTTCCGAAGAACTTCGCAGTGAAAACAAAACCCTGGATGACGAGCTTGCGGCACTTGACCAGAGCAGCTCTGTAGACAGTGAACTCGCCGCTCTAAAGGCTAAGTTAGGCCAGGATAAAAAGGCTGAGTAA
- a CDS encoding GNAT family N-acetyltransferase, which yields MELLTQRLRLIPCTEETVAAAEYETGPHIKMHLKELKENPELKGWGVWYVIDSETDSIIGDIGFKGKPTPEKTVEVGYGILPSAQNRGYATEAMGELIRWAFTSPEVDKVTAECLDDNFPSIKVLEKLKMVRTGIEDNMLKWELAR from the coding sequence ATGGAACTACTGACACAAAGATTAAGATTAATCCCTTGTACGGAAGAAACTGTTGCTGCTGCAGAATATGAGACCGGTCCGCATATTAAAATGCATCTGAAGGAATTGAAGGAAAATCCTGAACTTAAAGGCTGGGGTGTCTGGTATGTCATTGACAGTGAAACAGACAGCATTATCGGTGATATCGGCTTTAAAGGAAAGCCAACGCCAGAAAAAACAGTGGAAGTAGGCTACGGTATCCTCCCTTCCGCTCAGAACCGGGGATATGCCACGGAAGCTATGGGAGAACTTATCAGGTGGGCGTTCACTTCCCCTGAGGTGGACAAAGTGACAGCTGAGTGCCTTGATGATAACTTCCCATCCATTAAAGTCCTGGAAAAACTGAAAATGGTCCGTACCGGAATAGAAGATAATATGCTGAAATGGGAACTGGCAAGGTAG
- a CDS encoding septation ring formation regulator EzrA, whose translation MIKWVVSAIIVLFIFGPEIAHAEITVDDEGGFLNQEEIQELETRFSDSAFNYYVSTIDSLDGTPIGDASLSLFRSVSEEGYDTVILISAAEGEIHMNVAPGSDIDEAISQLSSTDPFGALIDETFLPAAYDERFADGIADLVLKVEELEGMRLENSGSEAAPSAPEAEASGENANEGAVAAPQGSGGFGGGFLYAVLALFLVVIGGRTVYLLTSMKRASRELQAVKDAHNSLLANVLSPYSEAKDRSELSRGLTQQQFIALKEKFLSLLNHVKDRETALDKLQLSLTKQKFRTLSASFLPAGKKKGQETTSMSLSSVKQEISELEKWSKEQGGELAALTGELKLLSGKELETTQKISSMKETLARSSASVSMLQEETSMPFSHLKEKLGEAAAALEEVVKLDESFDFAAAYEGIPGAESRIKEVTKDSEAIKILAEEKGNLREQITERDAEIRRLAAEEKLLLADEDPYAVIDEARHYFSQFEATLAEGDAARAQNNKTAVLNSLTEALEKTEALVKYRNETKQAYENVNSTLPQYKNLDSSFAAELEKLRASFTENHWEHLNRRFSDMKDLVRKIEVKLPYIADNLKQDVQQYKQAYTEMNETLRMLASAEKLHSECFSTCNDLTGQLKGLKSSVISLNNDLQRVVRDQQEHRLPIDMYPLQSLEKEINFLLEQADKQPVNLAELSDCLTHEQQLLREADNQVQHMIREKQKVTRELESLQGSYREAERRLGLRTMMTTYKNRFQACEAQIRNYINTGNYEQAMHEVSIGRRIVDEMREEYRRIQHRRQMEAARRAARTTQRNNTFGGGGFGGGFGGGSRGGGSGFGSRGGGGGFGGRGGGGSFGGRGGGRKF comes from the coding sequence ATGATTAAATGGGTTGTCAGCGCTATTATTGTATTATTCATATTCGGTCCGGAAATCGCCCATGCTGAAATAACTGTTGATGACGAAGGGGGTTTTCTGAACCAGGAAGAAATACAGGAACTTGAAACGCGTTTTTCAGATTCTGCATTTAATTATTATGTGAGTACGATTGATAGCCTTGATGGGACTCCGATAGGGGATGCTTCCCTCAGTTTGTTTCGTTCTGTGAGTGAGGAAGGCTATGACACAGTAATTCTGATTTCTGCCGCTGAAGGGGAAATCCATATGAATGTGGCTCCAGGATCGGACATTGATGAAGCAATCAGCCAGCTCTCCTCCACTGACCCGTTTGGAGCACTTATTGATGAAACGTTCCTGCCGGCAGCCTATGATGAAAGGTTTGCTGATGGTATTGCAGACCTTGTGCTAAAAGTGGAAGAGCTGGAAGGAATGCGCCTGGAAAACTCCGGATCGGAAGCCGCCCCTTCTGCTCCTGAAGCCGAAGCTTCGGGAGAAAATGCAAATGAAGGAGCAGTTGCCGCTCCACAGGGATCCGGCGGTTTTGGCGGAGGATTCCTTTATGCAGTTCTCGCTTTATTCTTAGTTGTTATTGGAGGGCGTACAGTTTATTTATTAACCAGCATGAAAAGGGCCAGCAGGGAACTGCAGGCAGTGAAGGATGCCCATAATTCCCTCCTTGCAAATGTCCTTAGTCCATATTCTGAGGCTAAAGACCGCAGTGAATTGAGCAGAGGGCTTACACAGCAGCAGTTCATTGCTTTAAAAGAAAAGTTCCTCAGCTTATTAAACCATGTAAAAGACAGAGAAACTGCCCTTGATAAACTTCAGCTGTCTTTAACAAAGCAAAAATTCCGGACATTAAGTGCTTCATTTTTGCCTGCAGGAAAGAAAAAAGGACAGGAAACAACTTCAATGTCGCTGTCCTCTGTAAAACAGGAAATAAGCGAACTTGAAAAATGGTCGAAGGAACAAGGCGGGGAATTGGCAGCCTTGACTGGTGAGCTTAAACTATTATCCGGTAAAGAGCTTGAAACGACGCAAAAAATCAGCAGTATGAAAGAGACACTGGCCCGTTCATCAGCGTCAGTCAGTATGCTTCAGGAAGAGACATCTATGCCTTTCAGCCATTTAAAAGAAAAACTTGGCGAAGCCGCTGCGGCTCTGGAAGAAGTCGTGAAGCTTGATGAGTCATTTGACTTTGCAGCAGCTTATGAAGGAATCCCCGGAGCGGAAAGCAGGATAAAAGAGGTCACTAAAGATTCTGAAGCGATTAAAATCCTGGCTGAAGAGAAGGGGAATCTTCGGGAACAGATTACAGAAAGAGATGCTGAGATTCGAAGATTGGCAGCGGAAGAAAAACTTCTGCTTGCAGACGAAGATCCTTATGCTGTTATCGACGAAGCACGGCATTATTTTTCTCAGTTTGAAGCAACTCTTGCAGAAGGCGATGCAGCGAGGGCCCAAAACAATAAAACTGCCGTTCTCAACTCACTTACCGAAGCTTTGGAGAAGACGGAAGCGCTTGTGAAATACAGGAACGAAACGAAACAGGCTTATGAGAATGTAAACAGCACCCTGCCTCAATATAAAAACCTGGACAGCAGTTTTGCTGCTGAGCTGGAAAAACTCCGGGCTTCTTTTACAGAAAACCACTGGGAACATCTTAACCGAAGATTTTCTGATATGAAGGATCTCGTTCGGAAAATCGAAGTTAAGCTGCCGTACATTGCAGATAACCTGAAGCAGGACGTGCAGCAGTATAAACAGGCATACACAGAGATGAATGAAACTCTCCGGATGCTTGCTTCGGCGGAAAAGCTGCACAGCGAATGTTTCAGCACCTGTAACGATCTGACCGGGCAGCTGAAAGGCCTGAAAAGTTCCGTCATTTCCTTAAATAACGACCTGCAGAGAGTAGTCAGAGACCAGCAGGAACACAGGCTGCCAATTGATATGTATCCTCTTCAATCCTTAGAAAAAGAAATTAACTTTCTCCTGGAGCAAGCAGATAAACAACCAGTAAACCTTGCTGAACTATCAGATTGTCTTACTCACGAGCAGCAGCTCCTTCGTGAAGCAGACAACCAGGTACAGCACATGATCCGTGAAAAACAGAAAGTAACCCGCGAGCTGGAAAGTTTGCAGGGCTCCTACCGTGAAGCAGAGAGACGGCTTGGGCTACGCACAATGATGACTACCTATAAAAATCGTTTTCAGGCGTGCGAAGCGCAGATCAGGAATTATATTAATACTGGAAATTATGAGCAGGCAATGCACGAAGTCAGCATTGGAAGAAGAATCGTGGATGAAATGCGCGAAGAATATCGCCGGATTCAGCACCGGAGGCAAATGGAAGCAGCAAGACGGGCTGCACGTACTACCCAGCGAAATAACACCTTTGGAGGCGGCGGTTTCGGCGGCGGCTTTGGCGGCGGAAGCCGGGGCGGTGGTTCAGGATTTGGTTCCAGAGGAGGCGGTGGCGGCTTTGGTGGCCGCGGCGGCGGGGGAAGCTTCGGCGGACGCGGCGGCGGACGGAAGTTTTAA
- a CDS encoding MFS transporter, which produces MTYITKDQPAFKKANLALFSGSFITFMILYSVQTLFPLFSEEFDVTPAVSSLSLSVTTGFLAVTMLFASLMSDSFGRKRIMSISLTISALLCILAAFSPNFSTLLAIRILQGIVLAGFPAIAMTYVSEEFHPKHLGIAMGIYVSGTTVGGLAGRMATGVITSYFSWQTALLSIGLISLLLSLWFWRALPAPKNSAPQKRNENSAKTPLIKSFAHNLRNPRLLCLYGISFFLMGGFVTIYNYLGYRLMAPPYFLSQAVIGSLFIVYLVGTFSSTFMGKMSDTFGKPKTMPLSILLMLSGVLLTLNDSLILIISGLAVLTFGFFGSHSIASNWVGELASDYRAQAASLYLLAYYLGSSIVGTSGGIVWKHFDWGGIVTMTGLLTTASLGLVTIIVVKTRKKNRLHQENSAGAGR; this is translated from the coding sequence ATGACTTACATAACAAAAGACCAGCCTGCCTTTAAAAAAGCGAATCTGGCACTTTTTTCAGGGAGCTTTATTACATTTATGATTTTATATTCTGTGCAGACGCTCTTCCCCCTTTTTTCGGAAGAATTTGATGTAACGCCTGCTGTATCAAGCCTGAGTTTATCGGTCACAACAGGATTTCTCGCGGTTACCATGCTGTTTGCTTCCCTGATGTCAGACTCCTTCGGAAGAAAAAGAATAATGAGCATATCCTTAACGATTTCAGCTCTTCTTTGCATCCTGGCTGCATTCAGCCCGAACTTTTCCACTTTGCTCGCCATCCGAATTCTCCAGGGGATTGTCCTGGCAGGGTTTCCCGCTATTGCTATGACCTATGTGAGCGAAGAGTTCCATCCAAAGCATTTAGGGATTGCCATGGGAATCTATGTAAGCGGGACAACGGTTGGGGGACTGGCAGGAAGAATGGCAACAGGAGTCATAACAAGTTATTTCTCCTGGCAGACGGCGTTACTGTCTATTGGGCTCATCAGCCTGCTGCTCAGTCTCTGGTTCTGGAGAGCCCTGCCTGCACCTAAAAACTCAGCACCTCAGAAAAGGAATGAGAACAGCGCCAAAACACCTTTGATTAAATCATTCGCCCATAATTTAAGGAACCCCCGTCTGCTTTGCCTGTACGGAATCTCTTTTTTTCTCATGGGCGGATTCGTAACTATTTACAATTACTTAGGCTACCGGTTAATGGCCCCGCCATATTTTTTAAGCCAGGCAGTCATCGGTTCCTTGTTCATCGTTTACCTGGTGGGTACCTTCAGCTCCACTTTCATGGGAAAAATGAGCGATACTTTCGGAAAACCGAAAACTATGCCCCTCAGCATTTTGCTTATGCTTAGCGGTGTTCTCCTCACCTTGAATGACAGCCTTATTCTGATTATTTCCGGCCTTGCAGTACTTACATTCGGTTTTTTCGGAAGCCACTCCATTGCCAGCAACTGGGTGGGGGAGCTTGCTTCTGATTACCGGGCACAGGCGGCTTCGCTCTATCTTCTCGCTTATTACCTCGGCTCCAGTATTGTTGGGACAAGCGGAGGAATTGTCTGGAAGCATTTTGATTGGGGCGGGATTGTCACTATGACAGGTCTTCTCACTACGGCCTCCCTCGGGCTTGTGACAATCATCGTAGTGAAAACCAGGAAAAAAAACCGTCTTCATCAGGAAAACAGCGCAGGTGCGGGCCGGTAA
- a CDS encoding YebC/PmpR family DNA-binding transcriptional regulator: protein MGRKWSNIKEKKAARDKNVSRIYAKFGRKIYSVAKQGEPDPEANQPLKFVLEQAKTYNVPKHIIDRAIEKAKGGGEESFDELRYEGFGPNGSMLIVDALTNNVNRTAAEVRSAFTKNGGNMGVSGSVSYMFDATAVIGTEGKPADEVLEILMEADVDARDIIEEEDNVIVYAEPDQFHAVQEALRNAGIEEFTVAELTMLPQNEAALPEEAKEQFEKLVDALEDLEDVQQVYHNVED, encoded by the coding sequence ATGGGACGAAAGTGGAGTAATATTAAGGAAAAGAAGGCGGCACGGGATAAAAATGTCAGCCGCATATATGCCAAATTCGGCAGAAAGATATATTCTGTTGCAAAGCAGGGGGAACCAGACCCTGAAGCGAACCAGCCTTTGAAATTTGTTCTTGAGCAGGCGAAAACTTACAATGTGCCCAAGCACATAATCGACCGGGCAATCGAAAAAGCAAAAGGCGGCGGAGAAGAAAGTTTTGATGAACTTCGTTATGAAGGCTTCGGGCCTAATGGATCCATGCTCATCGTTGATGCCCTGACTAACAATGTGAACCGGACGGCTGCGGAAGTCCGTTCTGCCTTCACGAAAAACGGAGGGAATATGGGTGTCAGCGGCTCTGTCTCCTATATGTTTGATGCAACGGCGGTAATAGGGACAGAAGGTAAGCCGGCTGATGAGGTGCTGGAAATTTTGATGGAAGCAGATGTGGATGCAAGGGATATTATTGAGGAAGAGGATAATGTCATTGTTTATGCGGAACCTGATCAGTTTCATGCTGTGCAGGAAGCGTTGAGAAATGCAGGTATTGAAGAGTTCACGGTAGCTGAACTCACGATGCTTCCCCAGAACGAAGCAGCACTGCCGGAAGAAGCAAAGGAACAGTTTGAAAAACTGGTTGATGCTCTTGAAGATTTAGAAGACGTACAGCAGGTCTATCATAATGTAGAAGATTAA
- a CDS encoding GNAT family N-acetyltransferase gives MFTYKIDEEVSLKMVDLRDRDAIFQLTDSSREYLREWLPWVDFTTKPEDTEQFIKSSLKGFAENKSLTAVILYEGKAAGIAGFNKLDWQNKTAKIGYWLGEGYQGKGIMTKTVKALTSYAIKDLRMNKVEIWAGVENKKSRSIPERLGFVKEGVIRQAEWLNDRYTDHAAYGMLAEEWKED, from the coding sequence ATGTTTACCTATAAGATTGATGAAGAAGTTTCACTGAAGATGGTGGATTTGAGAGACAGAGATGCCATTTTCCAGCTTACTGACAGCAGCCGGGAATATCTCCGTGAATGGCTTCCCTGGGTGGACTTCACCACAAAGCCTGAAGATACAGAGCAGTTTATAAAATCCAGCCTCAAAGGCTTCGCTGAAAATAAGAGTTTAACTGCTGTCATTTTGTACGAGGGAAAAGCAGCAGGGATTGCCGGGTTTAATAAGCTGGACTGGCAAAACAAGACCGCAAAAATAGGCTATTGGCTTGGAGAAGGATATCAGGGTAAAGGAATTATGACAAAAACAGTGAAGGCACTCACCAGTTATGCCATCAAAGATTTAAGAATGAATAAAGTGGAAATATGGGCCGGGGTCGAAAATAAAAAAAGCCGGAGTATACCTGAACGTCTCGGCTTTGTTAAAGAAGGCGTGATCCGGCAGGCTGAATGGCTTAATGACCGTTATACCGACCATGCAGCCTACGGTATGCTGGCTGAAGAGTGGAAGGAAGATTAA
- a CDS encoding ATP-dependent DNA helicase, with translation MSREIQISVRPLVEYAFRSGSIDAALQVKNTAMLDGVKTHQRVQGQYGVNDRKEVPLECTVDYKDFTFHIEGRCDGLLKDEEGKVTIDEIKSSQRGVGQIDAEGNEVHWAQAKLYGFMYAKDFELEEIAVQVTYADVDSDEIKSAKKFFSFEELEKFLYKVLDEYIKFASVKADYEEVRQASVKQLNFPFAEYREGQRKLAASVYQTILDKKKLYVKAPTGIGKTISTVFPAVKAIGEEKISKVVYVTAKTITRTVAEETFDLLREKGLRMKTCTITAKDKVCFKEETLCQPDYCEFADGYYDRINGAILDIFENEDKFDRGTIERYARKHTVCPFEFSLDLSMVADGIICDYNYIFDPRVALRRLADSNRKNYTLLVDEAHNLVDRARSMYSASLNKSDFLSVKRLFTGKDKGISTAAGEINSYLLRLKKEEITDERYATRQTKPAELEELLEVFLEACEAWLLENRGSDLYEDLLEVYFNANNYMKICRLYDDHFITYLEQFKSEVIVKILCLDPSRLLKEYTKNYRGSVFFSATLIPGHYYKDMLGGTEEDYTLALTSPFDKDNLDVSIAGISVRYKDRERTSGNIADLIYKTVAEPGRKGNFLVFFPSYQYMNLIFEEFTEKYPDVPVLVQEGSMNEEEREKFLQEFKGGNEGILAGFAVLGGIFSEGIDLKGDRLGGVVIIGTGLPQFNTEQEIMKEYFQTAGKNGYDYAYVYPGISKVLQAGGRLIRTETDTGTLLLIDDRFLTPKYQQLLPGEWRDFRRV, from the coding sequence ATGAGCAGGGAGATTCAAATATCGGTCCGGCCACTGGTGGAATACGCGTTCCGGAGCGGCAGTATTGATGCGGCGCTGCAGGTGAAAAATACAGCTATGCTGGACGGAGTAAAAACTCACCAGCGGGTGCAGGGACAGTACGGCGTGAATGACCGGAAGGAAGTGCCTCTGGAGTGTACGGTTGATTATAAGGATTTCACCTTTCACATTGAAGGCAGGTGTGATGGCCTGCTGAAGGATGAGGAAGGGAAAGTGACCATAGACGAAATTAAATCCTCTCAGCGGGGAGTCGGCCAGATTGATGCGGAGGGCAATGAAGTCCACTGGGCTCAGGCGAAGCTATACGGATTTATGTATGCGAAGGATTTTGAACTGGAAGAAATAGCTGTGCAAGTGACATACGCCGATGTGGATAGTGATGAAATTAAATCGGCTAAAAAGTTTTTTTCTTTTGAGGAGCTTGAGAAGTTTCTTTATAAGGTGCTTGATGAGTATATCAAATTTGCAAGTGTGAAGGCAGATTATGAAGAGGTCCGGCAGGCTTCGGTGAAGCAATTGAACTTTCCTTTTGCAGAGTACAGAGAAGGACAGCGGAAGCTCGCAGCCTCTGTCTACCAGACGATTCTTGATAAAAAAAAGCTGTATGTAAAAGCTCCGACAGGTATTGGAAAAACAATATCCACTGTTTTTCCAGCTGTCAAAGCGATTGGCGAAGAGAAAATCAGTAAAGTGGTGTACGTAACCGCTAAGACGATCACCCGCACTGTCGCGGAGGAGACTTTTGATCTTCTCCGGGAAAAAGGCCTTCGCATGAAAACCTGTACGATTACTGCAAAGGACAAAGTCTGCTTTAAAGAAGAAACGCTCTGCCAGCCCGACTATTGCGAATTCGCAGATGGCTATTACGACAGAATTAACGGTGCCATCCTTGATATATTTGAAAACGAAGATAAGTTTGACAGGGGGACCATCGAGCGTTATGCCCGGAAGCATACCGTCTGTCCCTTTGAATTTTCTCTTGATCTCTCCATGGTTGCTGACGGGATTATATGTGATTATAACTATATTTTTGATCCCCGTGTGGCCCTGAGGAGACTTGCAGACAGTAACCGGAAAAACTACACCTTACTGGTGGACGAGGCTCATAATCTCGTTGACAGGGCAAGGTCCATGTACTCCGCTTCATTGAATAAATCCGATTTCCTGTCTGTGAAACGGCTATTTACCGGGAAGGATAAAGGAATATCCACGGCTGCAGGGGAAATCAATTCTTATTTGCTGAGATTGAAAAAAGAAGAAATCACTGATGAGCGGTATGCAACGAGGCAGACGAAGCCGGCTGAACTGGAGGAACTGCTGGAAGTGTTCCTGGAAGCTTGTGAAGCGTGGCTCCTTGAAAACAGAGGCAGCGATTTATACGAAGACTTGCTTGAGGTGTATTTCAACGCAAACAATTACATGAAAATATGCAGGCTGTATGACGACCATTTCATCACTTATTTAGAACAGTTTAAGAGTGAAGTGATCGTAAAAATTCTCTGTCTGGATCCATCCAGGCTGCTGAAGGAATACACGAAGAACTACCGGGGCTCTGTTTTTTTCTCGGCAACTCTCATACCTGGCCACTATTATAAGGACATGCTTGGAGGGACAGAGGAGGATTACACCCTCGCGCTCACATCGCCGTTCGATAAAGATAATCTTGATGTTTCTATTGCGGGTATTTCTGTGAGGTATAAAGACCGTGAACGGACGAGCGGGAACATTGCTGATCTCATTTATAAAACAGTGGCTGAGCCCGGGAGAAAAGGTAATTTTCTTGTGTTCTTTCCTTCGTATCAGTATATGAATCTTATTTTTGAAGAGTTTACGGAAAAGTACCCGGACGTTCCTGTGCTCGTACAGGAAGGCTCCATGAATGAGGAAGAACGGGAGAAGTTTTTACAGGAATTCAAGGGCGGCAATGAAGGAATCCTTGCAGGTTTTGCCGTGCTTGGCGGGATATTTTCAGAAGGGATTGATCTGAAAGGGGACCGCCTTGGGGGAGTCGTGATTATAGGCACAGGGCTGCCACAGTTTAATACAGAACAGGAAATTATGAAAGAGTATTTCCAGACTGCGGGAAAAAACGGGTACGATTACGCGTATGTATATCCGGGGATCAGCAAAGTGCTTCAGGCAGGCGGCCGACTCATAAGAACAGAGACCGATACAGGAACGCTTCTCTTAATAGATGACAGATTCCTGACACCTAAATATCAGCAGCTTCTTCCTGGCGAGTGGAGGGATTTCCGGCGAGTTTAG